In Psychrobacter ciconiae, the following are encoded in one genomic region:
- a CDS encoding WS/DGAT/MGAT family O-acyltransferase, with amino-acid sequence MRLLGAVDLLFLLLESRKQPMHVGGLFLFELPEQALADSRCNFVQDLVQQMQTSTVSPSFPFNQVLKHLLAWEQDEDFDVDHHFRHIALPCPGRIRELLMYVSKEHSRLLDRAMPLWECHIIEGIVPETEGAPARFALYFKIHHSLVDGIAAMRLIQKSLSQSPTEPMTLPVWSLMTRHRNQFETRPTKRSAWTLVKEQLSTIKPVFTELADNIKHYGADDYVGTFDAPKSILNQRISASRRIAAQSYEIERFRSIASEFNVNTNDVILAVCSGAIRRYLLDMNALPTKPLIAFVPISLRRDDSNNGNQISFLLANLGTNLENPVKRLSIIHRSMNSGKRKFRRMNQAQVINYSALAYAWEGINVLTGMFPRKQAFNLIISNVPGAKEPLYWNGAPLKALYPASIILDGQAMNITLATYLDKVEFCIVACSKLLPHVQDMLKLIEEELVVLEKLSEDKRSGVLEFNPLTM; translated from the coding sequence ATGCGATTGCTTGGTGCTGTTGATTTGTTATTTTTACTGTTAGAGTCACGAAAGCAGCCCATGCACGTTGGCGGCTTATTTTTGTTTGAATTGCCAGAGCAAGCGCTTGCTGACAGCCGCTGCAATTTTGTGCAAGACCTTGTTCAGCAAATGCAAACCTCAACGGTGTCGCCAAGTTTCCCATTTAATCAGGTGCTCAAGCATTTATTGGCTTGGGAACAAGACGAAGACTTTGATGTTGATCATCATTTTCGCCATATCGCGCTGCCTTGCCCGGGTCGCATCCGTGAGCTGCTCATGTACGTGTCAAAAGAGCACAGCCGGCTGCTTGACCGCGCGATGCCGCTTTGGGAATGCCATATCATCGAAGGCATCGTTCCAGAAACTGAAGGCGCGCCGGCGCGCTTTGCCTTATATTTTAAAATCCATCACTCCTTGGTAGATGGCATTGCCGCAATGCGCCTGATTCAAAAGTCCTTGTCGCAATCGCCCACAGAGCCGATGACGCTGCCGGTGTGGTCACTGATGACCCGCCACCGCAACCAATTTGAGACGCGACCCACAAAGCGGTCGGCTTGGACACTGGTGAAAGAGCAGCTTTCAACCATTAAGCCGGTATTTACTGAGCTTGCCGATAATATCAAGCACTATGGCGCTGATGATTATGTCGGCACGTTTGATGCGCCAAAAAGCATTTTAAATCAGCGCATCTCAGCCTCGCGCCGCATTGCCGCCCAGTCGTATGAGATTGAGCGCTTTCGTAGTATTGCCAGCGAATTTAACGTCAATACCAACGATGTGATTTTAGCCGTTTGCTCAGGGGCAATCCGCCGCTATTTGCTGGATATGAACGCGCTACCAACCAAGCCGCTGATTGCTTTTGTTCCCATATCACTGCGCCGTGATGACAGCAATAACGGCAACCAAATCTCGTTTTTACTGGCAAACTTAGGAACGAATTTAGAAAATCCGGTAAAACGGCTGAGCATCATTCACCGCAGTATGAACAGCGGCAAGCGCAAATTTCGCCGGATGAACCAAGCCCAAGTGATTAATTACAGTGCCTTGGCTTATGCTTGGGAAGGCATCAACGTATTAACCGGAATGTTTCCGCGAAAACAAGCCTTTAACTTGATTATTTCCAACGTCCCTGGCGCAAAAGAGCCGCTATACTGGAACGGCGCGCCCTTAAAAGCGCTGTATCCGGCGTCGATTATCTTAGATGGTCAAGCGATGAACATTACCCTTGCCACCTATTTGGACAAAGTTGAATTTTGCATTGTCGCTTGTAGTAAATTGCTGCCGCACGTTCAAGATATGCTCAAACTCATTGAAGAAGAATTGGTCGTTTTAGAAAAATTAAGCGAGGATAAACGCTCAGGCGTTTTGGAATTTAACCCGCTAACGATGTAA
- a CDS encoding thiazole synthase: MSQASVSTSHPQDSFQVGSRTFSSRLLVGTGKYKDLAETGAAINASGAQIITVAIRRTNIGQNRDEPNLLDVISPKDFTILPNTAGCFDADTAIRTCMLARELLDGHNLVKLEVLGDEKTLYPNVTETLKAAEVLIKDGFEVMVYTSDDPIVAKELENMGCVAIMPLGSLIGSGLGLLNRHTLSLIVENANVPVLVDAGVGTASDAAIAMELGCDGVLMNSAIAYAKDPVLMAQAMKHAVWAGREAFLAGRMPMRKMAQASSPQTGYFFQ, encoded by the coding sequence ATGTCGCAAGCCTCCGTGTCAACCTCTCACCCTCAAGACAGCTTTCAAGTTGGCAGCCGCACCTTCTCATCAAGGCTGCTTGTTGGCACTGGCAAATACAAGGACTTAGCCGAAACGGGCGCCGCCATTAACGCATCAGGTGCACAAATTATCACCGTTGCCATTCGCCGAACCAATATCGGTCAAAATCGTGATGAGCCAAATTTGCTTGACGTCATCTCGCCAAAAGACTTTACCATTTTGCCCAATACCGCCGGCTGCTTTGATGCTGATACCGCCATTCGTACCTGTATGCTTGCACGCGAGCTCTTAGACGGGCATAATTTGGTTAAACTTGAAGTTTTGGGCGACGAAAAAACCCTTTACCCGAACGTCACCGAAACGCTAAAAGCTGCTGAAGTGCTGATTAAAGATGGTTTTGAGGTGATGGTTTATACCTCCGACGACCCAATCGTGGCAAAAGAACTTGAAAATATGGGCTGCGTTGCCATTATGCCGCTTGGCAGCTTAATTGGCTCAGGACTTGGACTACTAAACCGCCATACGCTAAGCTTAATTGTTGAAAATGCCAATGTTCCGGTGCTGGTTGATGCCGGCGTGGGTACGGCGTCGGATGCGGCGATTGCGATGGAGCTTGGCTGCGATGGCGTCTTGATGAACTCAGCAATTGCTTATGCCAAAGACCCTGTATTGATGGCGCAGGCGATGAAGCACGCGGTTTGGGCAGGTCGTGAGGCGTTTTTAGCCGGTCGCATGCCAATGCGCAAAATGGCACAAGCAAGCTCACCGCAAACCGGCTACTTTTTTCAGTAA
- the gspE gene encoding type II secretion system ATPase GspE, with the protein MLQLPYSFAKRHQLLIIMQIDPKPPVLVITKATPMLAINEAVRYLQQQGVTTPPDFDMVSSDDFEAKLAAAFAGNTGESQHIAAGLEDHPDLDSLADSVPETEDLMDSQDDAPIIRLINALLSEAIRLNASDIHIETFEKRLVVRFRVDGELKEIITPKRQLAPLLVSRIKVMARLDIAEKRVPQDGRMSLRLAGREVDVRVSTLPSSFGERVVMRLLDKQAGRLNMTYLGLADKDYDEMTRLIHRPHGIILVTGPTGSGKTTTLYAALTDLNDQSRNILTAEDPIEFQLDGIGQTQINNKVDMTFAKSLRAMLRQDPDVVMVGEIRDLETAEIAVQASLTGHLVLSTLHTNTAIGAVTRLQDMGVEPFLLSSSLIGVVAQRLVRTLCPHCFDWQQADSEQAKLFFEVGKKMDDNIRLPKPVGCDKCNQSGFRGRTAIYEVVPIDDQLRRMIHGNAAEFDLEGYARQKTPSIRADGLQKVISGQTTLEEVLRVTKDSAVLDEVL; encoded by the coding sequence ATGCTTCAGCTGCCTTATAGTTTTGCCAAACGTCACCAACTGCTTATCATCATGCAAATCGACCCAAAGCCGCCGGTGTTGGTCATCACAAAAGCCACGCCAATGCTGGCGATTAATGAAGCCGTTCGCTATTTACAACAGCAGGGGGTGACTACGCCACCTGATTTTGACATGGTCAGTAGTGACGATTTTGAGGCAAAGCTTGCTGCCGCCTTTGCTGGCAATACCGGCGAGTCGCAGCACATTGCCGCAGGGCTTGAAGACCATCCGGATTTGGACAGCCTTGCCGACAGCGTCCCTGAAACCGAAGACTTGATGGACAGCCAAGACGACGCGCCCATTATCCGCTTGATTAATGCGCTGTTGTCCGAAGCCATCCGTCTAAATGCCTCTGACATTCATATTGAAACCTTTGAAAAACGCCTCGTCGTGCGCTTTCGTGTTGATGGCGAGCTTAAAGAAATCATCACTCCCAAACGACAACTGGCGCCGCTTTTAGTATCGCGGATCAAAGTCATGGCGCGGCTAGACATTGCCGAAAAACGCGTTCCACAAGATGGTCGAATGAGCCTGCGCTTGGCAGGTCGCGAGGTCGATGTTCGGGTATCGACATTGCCTTCAAGCTTTGGTGAGCGCGTGGTGATGCGATTGCTGGATAAGCAAGCAGGCAGGCTAAATATGACCTATCTTGGCTTAGCCGATAAAGATTACGACGAGATGACCCGATTAATCCACCGACCGCACGGCATTATTTTGGTCACAGGACCAACAGGATCGGGAAAAACAACGACCCTTTATGCCGCGCTAACCGATCTAAACGACCAATCGCGAAATATTTTGACCGCTGAAGATCCCATCGAGTTTCAATTGGACGGCATTGGGCAAACGCAAATTAATAACAAAGTCGACATGACCTTTGCCAAAAGCCTTCGCGCCATGCTACGCCAAGACCCTGATGTGGTGATGGTTGGCGAAATCCGCGATTTGGAAACTGCTGAGATTGCGGTTCAAGCCTCACTAACGGGTCATTTGGTGCTTTCCACCTTGCACACCAACACCGCCATTGGCGCGGTGACGCGATTACAAGATATGGGCGTTGAGCCGTTTTTATTGTCGTCATCGCTCATTGGCGTCGTCGCTCAGCGCTTGGTCAGAACGCTTTGCCCGCATTGCTTTGATTGGCAGCAAGCGGACAGTGAACAAGCCAAATTGTTTTTTGAGGTGGGCAAAAAAATGGATGACAATATTCGCCTGCCAAAACCGGTCGGCTGCGATAAGTGCAATCAGTCCGGCTTTCGCGGTAGAACGGCAATTTATGAAGTCGTTCCTATTGATGACCAGTTGCGGCGGATGATTCATGGTAACGCCGCGGAGTTTGACCTTGAAGGCTATGCCCGCCAAAAAACGCCCTCCATCCGCGCCGATGGGCTACAAAAGGTAATTTCTGGTCAAACGACGCTTGAAGAAGTGCTTCGCGTGACCAAAGACAGCGCCGTTCTTGATGAGGTGCTTTGA
- a CDS encoding RidA family protein, which translates to MMKNMTIKTLVSSALLAAVTLSATAAPTYYSSSKAMPFSDAVLVGDTLYMSGQIGIKDGKLVKGGVAAETKQIFANMDQVLAKFKLSRSDLVKCSVMIDDMDNFAAFNKAYLAELQAPFPARSAFAVNELALGASVEIECLAAR; encoded by the coding sequence ATGATGAAAAATATGACCATCAAGACCCTCGTTAGCAGCGCCCTATTAGCGGCTGTAACGCTGTCGGCAACCGCCGCGCCGACTTATTATAGCTCAAGCAAAGCCATGCCGTTTTCTGATGCGGTTTTGGTTGGCGATACCTTATATATGTCAGGGCAAATCGGCATCAAAGACGGCAAATTGGTCAAAGGCGGCGTTGCGGCAGAGACCAAGCAAATCTTTGCCAATATGGATCAGGTGCTGGCAAAGTTTAAATTGAGCCGCTCAGATTTAGTCAAATGCAGCGTTATGATCGATGACATGGACAACTTTGCCGCCTTTAACAAAGCCTATCTTGCTGAATTACAAGCGCCTTTTCCTGCCCGCTCTGCCTTTGCCGTCAATGAGCTTGCCCTTGGCGCAAGCGTTGAGATTGAGTGTTTGGCAGCAAGATAG
- a CDS encoding DUF4442 domain-containing protein — protein sequence MPKLIPKMFNRRDQNSKTPSSKNTLTLTVPSTTLKPVNNQFTKLLSVTKFLPAGARASILSKAFGKVVPFVGTAGVYYEQVEPNQVVVSLNNSKPVQNHIGSVHAVAVTLLAETATGFILALNLPSDRILLIKSYSVNFYRPLKKGQVAAIATLSDDARLKILNTPKGEMVIPCVIKDRDSDSERDSITVEMTWAWIPKSELESRRSGNSEINNNQKDNPVTQNAANKNDNVN from the coding sequence ATGCCAAAGCTGATACCAAAAATGTTTAACCGCCGCGACCAAAACTCTAAAACGCCAAGCTCTAAAAACACGCTAACGCTCACTGTTCCTAGCACCACGCTAAAGCCGGTCAACAACCAATTTACCAAGCTGTTATCGGTCACCAAATTCTTGCCGGCAGGAGCTCGCGCCAGTATTTTGTCGAAAGCCTTTGGCAAAGTTGTGCCCTTTGTAGGAACGGCGGGCGTTTATTATGAGCAGGTCGAGCCCAATCAGGTGGTGGTCAGCTTAAATAACAGCAAACCGGTGCAAAACCATATCGGCTCGGTTCACGCGGTCGCGGTTACTTTGCTTGCCGAAACGGCGACCGGATTTATTTTAGCGCTTAATTTACCATCCGATCGTATTTTGCTGATTAAATCTTACTCGGTGAATTTTTACCGACCGCTTAAAAAAGGTCAAGTTGCTGCCATTGCCACCTTGAGCGATGACGCCCGACTTAAGATTTTAAATACGCCCAAAGGCGAGATGGTCATTCCGTGTGTCATCAAGGACCGCGACTCTGACAGCGAGCGCGACTCCATCACGGTTGAGATGACTTGGGCTTGGATTCCCAAATCGGAGCTTGAATCGCGGCGCAGCGGCAACTCTGAAATCAATAACAATCAAAAAGATAACCCCGTCACACAAAACGCTGCAAATAAAAACGACAACGTAAACTAA
- a CDS encoding McrB family protein, translating to MSAYDLILAFLSAAFTAMTTCQPTQNCIYFGVAGTGKTHQLLALAKDYTDEFAALSIDELCAQLVTPLNWREVICLVFLEFKNKNQELIKVPELLEHPFFVAKAAQNLRDKNLSATAWSVLQQFSNTDSTTVRYKNRAAQAYFDKHDSGAWYLLPEIEPFLTNLHEQLREFQHACQQNQATANRFERFSMISFHQAYGYEEFVEGIRPTLNSESASSQAMSYTIRDGAFLTLCQRAARDPNRRYAMLIDEINRANVSRVFGELLSLIEPDKRLGMPNAMTVALAYSGRQFGIPSNVDIFATMNTQDVSLAPLDLAFRRRFRFVECPPTPELLPIIHINNDNNETLATIDLAKILTGLNQRIIESLGMEARLGHAFFMTIHNIKELQSALIEQIIPQLAQLANQQLDILQYIFNDPQQELEAQFIQAPHVQPNNALQSQPFSASGLFGQFNNAATGFVMNPKLISGDEPFATAATYQRLYAK from the coding sequence TTGAGCGCTTATGACCTCATCTTAGCTTTTTTATCTGCTGCCTTTACTGCTATGACCACTTGCCAACCTACGCAAAATTGTATTTATTTTGGTGTTGCCGGAACTGGAAAAACGCACCAATTATTAGCGCTTGCCAAAGATTATACCGATGAATTTGCCGCGTTAAGTATTGATGAGCTTTGCGCGCAGTTGGTGACGCCCCTTAACTGGCGCGAGGTGATTTGCTTGGTTTTTTTAGAGTTTAAAAATAAAAACCAAGAGCTGATAAAAGTGCCAGAGCTGCTTGAGCATCCTTTTTTCGTGGCAAAAGCGGCGCAAAATCTTCGTGATAAAAATTTAAGTGCCACCGCGTGGTCAGTACTTCAGCAGTTTAGTAACACTGACTCCACCACCGTTCGTTATAAAAACCGCGCCGCCCAAGCGTATTTTGATAAACATGACAGCGGTGCTTGGTACTTATTGCCCGAGATTGAACCGTTTTTAACCAATCTTCATGAGCAATTGCGCGAGTTTCAGCACGCTTGTCAGCAAAATCAAGCGACGGCAAACCGCTTTGAGCGCTTTAGTATGATAAGCTTTCATCAAGCTTATGGCTATGAAGAGTTTGTTGAGGGTATCCGCCCAACCTTAAATAGTGAATCGGCAAGTAGCCAAGCCATGAGCTATACCATTCGTGATGGCGCGTTTTTGACGCTTTGTCAGCGCGCCGCTCGCGACCCAAACCGCCGCTACGCCATGCTCATTGATGAGATCAACCGCGCCAATGTGTCGCGCGTGTTTGGTGAATTGCTGAGCTTGATTGAGCCGGATAAGCGTTTAGGAATGCCTAACGCCATGACGGTAGCGCTTGCCTATTCAGGGCGGCAGTTTGGAATCCCAAGTAACGTCGATATTTTTGCCACCATGAACACGCAAGATGTCTCGCTTGCGCCGCTTGATTTGGCATTTCGCCGCCGCTTTCGCTTTGTGGAATGCCCGCCGACGCCTGAATTATTGCCGATCATTCATATAAATAACGACAATAATGAAACTTTGGCAACGATTGATTTGGCAAAAATTTTGACAGGATTGAATCAGCGCATTATCGAATCGCTTGGCATGGAAGCAAGATTAGGTCACGCGTTTTTTATGACCATTCATAATATTAAAGAGCTGCAATCGGCGCTTATTGAGCAAATCATCCCGCAACTTGCGCAATTAGCAAATCAGCAATTGGATATTTTGCAATATATTTTTAACGACCCTCAGCAAGAGCTAGAGGCGCAGTTTATCCAAGCGCCCCACGTTCAGCCAAATAATGCGCTACAGTCACAACCGTTTTCAGCTTCGGGATTGTTTGGGCAATTTAACAATGCGGCAACGGGATTTGTCATGAATCCAAAGCTCATATCCGGCGATGAGCCTTTTGCCACGGCAGCAACTTATCAACGCCTTTATGCTAAATAA
- a CDS encoding 5-methylcytosine restriction system specificity protein McrC, with the protein MLKNNFPPRVISVLEHQELTQNDFAIKSDFDWLIACDFDVFTARYQRGKWWLKIGHYIGVVLLPSGISLEILPKTTQTLDAVSINESRRWVCQMLSDLSQNKVTPKQKFIGQFSSNLASTNESPPLIDWLKAHFFELLSQFSPSSAYQAVIQSQTKLQGKIVIKEQLKLPPTGKLVCEIDSRSQNLISNRLIKSALLLFTHHLSGALQSWQPILPLSHQEQRQLNISYQQAQKELKAQAKSWQAQQKASQCLDFAYWLLSQQTNFQSGGAVLTKSPSAPKLCLFINMNQAFEHWAELCIANELSQNGHHTPVFQPRNVWLYDSDGAAYLSIQPDLLIYEKVKNQPAICSHVIDMKWKATANIRASDAYQLTSYAQAYGANQAWLIYPVTDNQAKPIRLQQNTATLPRNASINHLNDAKQTAAALWLMPFNVITRSLNQSQNSAQ; encoded by the coding sequence GTGCTAAAAAATAATTTTCCGCCGCGCGTGATCAGCGTTTTGGAGCATCAAGAGCTGACCCAAAATGATTTTGCCATTAAAAGCGATTTTGATTGGCTCATTGCTTGCGACTTTGATGTTTTCACCGCCCGATATCAGCGCGGCAAGTGGTGGTTAAAGATCGGTCATTATATCGGCGTGGTGTTGCTGCCAAGCGGAATCAGCCTTGAAATACTGCCAAAAACAACGCAAACCTTAGATGCGGTAAGCATTAACGAGTCACGGCGCTGGGTTTGCCAAATGCTCAGCGATTTGTCCCAAAATAAAGTCACCCCAAAGCAAAAATTTATTGGTCAATTCAGCTCAAACTTAGCAAGCACGAACGAAAGTCCACCGCTGATTGATTGGCTCAAGGCGCATTTTTTTGAGCTGTTAAGTCAATTTTCACCAAGCAGTGCTTATCAAGCAGTAATTCAATCACAAACTAAGCTTCAAGGCAAAATCGTTATCAAAGAGCAATTAAAGCTGCCGCCAACAGGTAAATTAGTTTGTGAAATTGACAGCCGAAGTCAAAACCTCATCAGCAACCGCTTGATAAAAAGTGCGTTACTATTATTTACCCATCATTTAAGCGGCGCGCTGCAATCTTGGCAACCGATTTTACCATTGAGCCATCAAGAGCAGCGGCAGCTTAATATCAGCTATCAGCAAGCCCAAAAGGAGCTCAAAGCGCAAGCGAAAAGCTGGCAGGCGCAGCAAAAGGCGTCTCAATGCCTTGATTTTGCCTATTGGCTGTTAAGTCAGCAGACAAATTTTCAGTCGGGCGGGGCGGTATTAACAAAATCGCCATCTGCTCCTAAACTTTGTCTATTTATCAATATGAATCAAGCCTTTGAGCACTGGGCGGAGCTTTGTATCGCCAATGAGCTGTCACAAAACGGACACCATACCCCCGTATTTCAGCCGCGCAATGTTTGGCTTTATGATAGTGATGGGGCGGCATATTTAAGCATTCAGCCAGATTTGTTGATTTATGAAAAGGTAAAAAATCAGCCTGCAATTTGTAGTCATGTCATCGATATGAAATGGAAAGCGACGGCAAATATTCGCGCCAGTGATGCCTATCAGCTGACAAGCTACGCGCAAGCTTATGGGGCAAATCAGGCTTGGCTTATTTATCCGGTGACCGACAATCAAGCCAAGCCGATACGGCTGCAGCAAAATACGGCAACATTGCCACGCAATGCTTCGATTAATCATTTAAACGATGCGAAGCAAACCGCGGCTGCGCTTTGGCTCATGCCGTTTAATGTCATCACAAGGTCGCTAAATCAAAGCCAAAACTCAGCTCAATGA
- a CDS encoding AraC family transcriptional regulator, whose translation MDALSMLLENVQLCETRYYCLEGTGDWSYSITRKDTILFYWVMSGNFCISVGEVSRKAHTGDMIMIPNAYRHVCYALDYHGREAKALDDQLLGAEAKTVKLGESGELNSCLILIECQYDKEMIRPLLSVLPPILPEHEDQPESRFDVLDVGTKLLTLESAQERIGKTAVINHWASIMMIECLRTYIESLPEATDNWLQAMKDPYLAKALTAMHDAPNRNWTIYKLAEVAGMSRSSFAQRFKDIVGMPPLTYLIDYRLRLAARYLRLQQNSISRISELVGYASDSTFSQAFKRVYGVSPKIYRQQYQNQLIA comes from the coding sequence ATGGATGCCCTGAGCATGCTGCTTGAAAATGTGCAACTGTGCGAGACGCGCTATTATTGCTTGGAGGGCACAGGTGATTGGTCGTATTCCATCACCAGAAAAGATACGATTTTGTTTTATTGGGTGATGTCAGGGAACTTTTGTATCAGCGTGGGTGAGGTGTCGCGAAAGGCGCACACCGGCGATATGATTATGATTCCTAATGCCTATCGCCACGTTTGCTATGCGCTTGACTATCATGGTCGGGAGGCAAAAGCGCTAGATGATCAGCTGCTTGGCGCTGAGGCAAAGACGGTAAAGCTTGGTGAGTCAGGGGAGCTGAATTCATGCTTGATTTTGATTGAGTGTCAGTATGACAAAGAGATGATAAGACCGTTATTGTCAGTTTTGCCGCCTATTTTGCCGGAGCATGAAGATCAGCCCGAAAGCCGCTTTGATGTGCTTGATGTTGGCACTAAACTGCTGACTCTTGAGTCAGCGCAAGAGCGTATTGGCAAAACGGCAGTCATTAATCATTGGGCAAGTATCATGATGATTGAATGTTTGCGAACCTATATTGAAAGTCTTCCTGAGGCGACGGACAATTGGCTTCAAGCCATGAAAGACCCCTATTTGGCAAAGGCGCTAACCGCCATGCACGATGCGCCCAATCGCAATTGGACCATTTACAAATTGGCAGAGGTTGCCGGAATGTCGCGCTCAAGCTTTGCTCAGCGCTTTAAAGACATTGTGGGGATGCCGCCGCTGACTTATTTAATTGATTATCGGCTGCGCTTGGCGGCGCGCTACTTGCGATTACAGCAAAACAGCATCAGCCGTATCAGCGAGCTGGTCGGCTACGCGTCCGACTCGACTTTTAGCCAAGCCTTTAAGCGGGTCTATGGGGTATCGCCCAAAATCTACCGCCAACAATATCAAAATCAGTTGATTGCGTAA
- the gspF gene encoding type II secretion system inner membrane protein GspF codes for MPAFHFKALDEQGVVQKGLLEGDSARQIRQQLRDKRWTPMEVSAVYDKKTPQKSRYKKPSAYELALLTRQLSVLLAAAIPLEEALAAVAKQSPKTHIKSLMLAIRSSVLEGLSLARALEQAASFPPLYIATIAAGEKSGHLDLILNQLADYTENRFALQKKIQGAMVYPIVLMVMAFAVIIGLMSFVVPKIVKVFEQSEQALPLITQVVLALSNLITAWWWLMLALIAALAFLGVRFAKTQSGKLAIDSLVLKLPILGKLSRGLNAARFASTLAILVRSGVPLIEALHIGAAVTTNLHIQSTIISAANRVTEGASLSSQLDKSSYFPPMMVQMIKSGENSGELEGMLTRAANMQENEATNFISTLLSLLEPLMLVLMGVVVMIIVMAVMLPIVNMNDLAG; via the coding sequence ATGCCAGCTTTTCATTTCAAAGCCCTTGATGAGCAAGGCGTGGTTCAAAAAGGGCTGCTTGAGGGGGACTCAGCGCGGCAAATCCGTCAGCAGCTTCGCGACAAGCGTTGGACGCCGATGGAAGTTAGCGCCGTTTATGACAAAAAGACCCCCCAAAAAAGCCGCTATAAAAAGCCATCCGCTTATGAATTGGCGCTGCTGACAAGGCAGCTGTCCGTGCTGCTTGCCGCTGCCATTCCGCTTGAGGAAGCTTTAGCAGCCGTCGCTAAACAATCGCCAAAAACGCATATTAAGTCGTTGATGCTCGCCATTCGCTCAAGCGTTTTGGAGGGGTTGAGCCTTGCCCGCGCCCTTGAGCAAGCGGCAAGCTTTCCGCCACTTTATATTGCCACTATTGCCGCTGGCGAAAAGTCGGGGCATTTGGATTTGATTTTAAATCAGCTTGCCGATTACACCGAAAACCGCTTTGCTTTGCAAAAAAAAATCCAAGGCGCGATGGTGTATCCCATTGTGCTTATGGTGATGGCGTTTGCGGTCATTATTGGCTTGATGAGCTTTGTCGTTCCCAAAATTGTCAAGGTGTTTGAGCAATCCGAGCAAGCACTGCCGCTGATAACCCAAGTGGTGTTGGCGCTGTCCAACTTGATTACCGCTTGGTGGTGGCTGATGCTTGCGCTGATTGCCGCTTTGGCGTTTTTGGGAGTTCGCTTTGCCAAAACGCAATCCGGAAAGCTTGCCATTGACAGCTTGGTGTTAAAGCTCCCCATTTTAGGCAAACTGTCGCGTGGATTAAATGCCGCCCGCTTTGCCAGCACCCTTGCCATTTTGGTACGCTCAGGAGTACCGCTCATTGAAGCGCTGCACATTGGCGCGGCGGTGACGACCAATTTGCATATCCAAAGTACCATTATCAGTGCTGCCAACCGCGTGACCGAGGGCGCAAGTCTGTCAAGCCAACTGGATAAATCAAGTTATTTTCCGCCGATGATGGTTCAAATGATAAAAAGTGGCGAAAATTCCGGTGAGCTTGAAGGGATGCTGACCCGCGCTGCCAACATGCAAGAAAACGAGGCGACCAACTTTATCAGCACCTTATTGTCCTTGCTTGAGCCGTTGATGCTCGTTCTTATGGGCGTTGTCGTGATGATTATCGTGATGGCGGTGATGCTGCCGATTGTCAATATGAATGATTTGGCGGGCTGA
- the gspG gene encoding type II secretion system major pseudopilin GspG, with protein MTLAISKLPVGSATAERSSFKKHAQSGFTLIEIMVVIVILAILAGLVVPKVVGQSDKARVKTTETALATVSNALDMYKVDNSRYPTTAQGLDALTTPPADAKNYPEGGYIKGGYPTDGWDNELQYAAPGSEGRAYDLFSLGADGKPGGEGADADIYAKL; from the coding sequence ATGACCCTTGCAATCTCAAAGCTGCCTGTTGGTTCCGCAACCGCCGAGCGCTCATCGTTTAAAAAGCACGCCCAATCGGGGTTTACTTTGATTGAAATCATGGTGGTGATCGTGATTTTGGCGATTTTAGCGGGACTGGTGGTGCCAAAAGTCGTCGGTCAAAGCGACAAAGCGCGCGTAAAAACGACGGAGACGGCGCTGGCAACCGTCTCAAATGCTTTGGATATGTATAAAGTGGACAACTCGCGCTATCCTACGACCGCTCAAGGTTTGGACGCGCTCACCACGCCGCCTGCCGATGCCAAAAATTATCCTGAAGGCGGCTACATTAAAGGCGGTTATCCAACCGATGGCTGGGATAACGAGCTGCAATATGCCGCCCCTGGTTCTGAAGGTCGGGCTTATGACTTATTTTCGCTCGGCGCTGATGGCAAGCCCGGTGGCGAGGGCGCTGATGCGGACATTTACGCGAAGCTTTAA